The window agggaggggcgatgacagcggcgcgccttcggctcgcttcagtgcttgtagtcgtcgctaggtggtctacggatctggatgtaatttttattatttctagttttCGTTCTACTActgtgattgaagatgaatagattggaagtttttcccgcaaaaaaaaggagcTCTCAGTGGTGAGGGCATGGACAGATGGTCGTTCTCCAACCGCATGAACTGATTGCCGAATGCTTGTGGGCGGAACATGGAGCCGTCGTACCTGAGAGAtgttccaaaaaaaaaaaaaaccgttACCTGACCGTTAGACCTTGTGCATACTGTGCTGAGCATCCCTCTCCTGTTCTGCTCCTGTGCTTGCAGCCATGCCAGTCTGTGCACATGGTTTTTGTGAGCTGCATGCACCCTGTAAATTGCTTTCTTTCTCGATCCGTATATATCAATTAAAATGACACACAAGCTTTCGTATTCACAAAAAAGGATCTCACTGATGCCATGGCCATCATGCCTTCTGTATAGGGCATACGGTTATGCCTTTGGGCTATATGTGAGATATAATTCTGCAATATATTTGGCGTTGGTGCAGTGcgggttcatggaaaaacggaagaGGATGGTGAGGAGAAGAGGACGATCGTAGGAGAGGTAGAGAACGCATCTAGTCATGAGGGACACTTTTCGGAAGGGACACTTTTCGtggtactcaaagccaaagatggcgacgACTGTTGCAGGTGTGTTGAATTTATGTCCATGCCCTCTCAGCGCTGGTGTCAAGAAAGAAGGAAGCAgcgtggcggcaattgtaccgtggtcgaagatgatgacctgtttGTGACTGGTTGCAGATCTTTCTGCTGCAGGGGTCTTCTTTCAAGATTCAGGTATGATGACACAGGGCTCCGGAgatcttcttgtgttatggttgtcttaGGATACTCTAGGTGTTCATGATCCTTTGTGTTTGCGTTTCAGTGTGCTTGTAAGAGTCAACTACTTTGTACTGATTCGTAATTTGAATGAAGAATTTCTCTCGAAAAAAGAGAAGGCATCTAGTCATGAGGGGTAGAGATGGTGCATGTACAATTGTTTTTACCTGACTATATATCTGTACTTTTAGGACTCTAATCACGTTCGTTTACATGATCTGAACAGTATATTTAAGATTTAGAGTTTAAATTTACTTGGTTTCTATGAATTATCTTTATCTGGAATACGCCATATATTAAAGTAGAAGAATGGGTATAGAACCCACCACAATGTACACGATGTTACATGAGAGATGAGAGTGATATCACTCTCCATCCACTACCACACTCCTCTCAACTATACAAACTACTGATATCCCTGCCAACCTTAGCTAGATCAGCAAAGAAAGCGCCCAAATCTTCCTTGAGCAAGCCTGCCGATCTCCACGCTCTTCCTTCTTGTTCGATCATACGAAGTACCTGAGATGTTGAAGGTGATGCACCATCAAATACAATTGTGTTTTGATGTTTCCATTATTCCCCTTGTGTTAGCGTTACGAGGGTCCTCAAAGCTTTCTGTGTGCATCTGTTCNNNNNNNNNNTGATCGTCTAGTGGGAGTCTGCCCATGATCCCCCAAAGCGCTCCGAATCGAGAACTGGACCGTGCGCGCAAAGATACATGTTAGCATGATGTGGTTAATCATCTCGTCATGCCGATCGCATAGAGGGAATGAATCCTGGTGTGGTAAACCTCAGTGAGCAAGCCTGTCAGATGTCCAACATCGATACCGGAAAGCCAACCACAAGAAGAAAAGGCATTGAATCGGTGCCTTTTGTTTCCAAACAAAATCAGAGTATGGAGCCACCATTTGTCCCGCAAATTTCTGCGGATCATCGTGGAGACTCCATTGGTCTATGTACTTCTGACTCTAATCGCGTTTGTTTACCTAATCTGAACCATATATTTAACACCTAAAGGTTAAATATTAATTTTTTTTGGAGAAATTTATGTGTTCTCCGAGAATTAATGTGAAGGCTACATTAATGCATTTAATCAGTAATTATAAGATAGGAGTGAATCAAATGAGAAAAGACGGTAGAGAGAAATAAATTATAGTACAAATCAATAGTAAGTCTAGCTGTGCATTCAATGTTGATCACATGGTTACACAGATGAACACCGGTTTCCTTTTTAGATACACTGCCATTAAATTATTTTCATGATATCATTCCTACCTTTCTTACTTATATTTCACTGGGTACGATGCATGCACCAGGATGCCACATAAGCCCTTCTTGGCGGGACCAGCACCACGGGCCATACGGATGTAGCCGTTTTCACCCCATTTTTCTCCCCATGAGTTTTTTATTATCCAGTAGTCTATGCGTTTCTTGGGGTCATGCTCATCGGTGGTGCCATAGCCCACCACCGTCATTCCGTGGGTCTGATTTGTCCCACACGGACCCACAAAGACACCTCCTCCATAACGTCGGAAGCTCTTTGTGTCAAGCAACACAACGACAGGTTGGGCCGCCACCGCCTGCAGCAATGCCACCTCATCATTATTAGGCACCCATTTGAAGCCGTCGATGGTGACGACGGGGTTCTTTCTTTTTGGCACCAAGCAATAGCCATGCTCACCGGCAATGTATGGGTAGTCAGCCTCTGTGGCGATGCCGCCGTTGTTGATAATGTACCTGAAGGCCGATGGCACTCTGCCGTTACGACAGCCAAAACTTCCCTTGTCACAGTCTATGAGCTGCTGCACGGACAACGACTTTAGACTCCTGGTCCTTATGGAGTTGATgccctccactgccgccgccggCGCGAAAGCCCAACAAGCTCCGCACCCTCTCTGGATCTTCACGCTTGTCACTGCCGACGGGCGTTGGTCATACCCTGTCATCCGCCAATCTACAAACATTGGGAAGTCGTTGCACGCTGCAACGGCACCCTGTGTGAACCGGCCTTGGCGTCGCTTCCCGCCATCTGACAGGAGGTCAGAGCAGCGACAGTGCGTGTGGTCAATCTCTTCATCGGTCATGTCACCAAAGAGGTTGAGGCTCAGCTTGTAGGGTGCGTCCCCTTGGTTGAATTTGTGGATCATGTGAGCATTCTCCTTGAATACGCTGAAGCGCATGGCCTTGTCACGAAGGTCGCGCCTCACATTGTGATGCCCAGACCAGCGCTCGTACAGTGCCCATAGGGACTCCTCTGACGTCAAGTCTCTATCAGTGATGTCCATAGAGCTCGCCACCATCATAGCGGCAGCAAGCACAACGGCCATGAGTAGTATTATTGCAATTTCTCTTGCCATTGTAAGTACTAAGCGGTTGCTTCAAGTGTCCTAGGTATCTAACTGTGTAGCGCACGTTGTCCTAGGTAGCTTTCATCCTCCTTATATAGCAGAATTCTCGTGGTGCACACACAGTTTCTGTGTATACCCTGAATAAACTAGGAATTGCTGAAGTAGTGAACCGACCATAGGCAAGGTTATCACCAGAAAATTTTGAGGTACACAATGAATCTGGAATCTGCTAGTAATTGTTAGAGATATTTGTGCATATGTAGCACATATCAAAGTAGTCTATCTCTATATATGTATTTGAatttatctatatctatatctatctatttaTCTATCTATCTGCGTATACTccgaatttaagaaatggtgaagtaATGGACCGATCGTGTAGGCAAGGTCGTCACTAGAAAATTTTGGGCTACAAGGTGAAGCTGGTAGTAATTGCTAGAGATATTTGTACATATCTAGCACATATCAAATCTGTCTATCTCTATAtccatatctatctatctatctatctatctatatatccaTATCAAATCTGCTAGTAATTGTTAGAGATATTTGTGCATATGTAGCACATATCAAAGTAGTCTATTTCTATATATGTATTTGAgtttatctatatctatatctatctatctgcgTATACTCTGAATTTAAAAATGGTGAAGTAGTGGACCGATCGTGTAGGCAAGGTTGTCACTAGAAAATTTTGGGCTACAACGTGAAGCTAGTAGTAATTGCTAGAGATATTTGTACATATCTAGCACATATCAAATCTGTCTATCTCTATAtccatatctatctatctatctatcaaatCTGCTAGTAATCGTTAGACATATTTGTGCATATGTAGCACATATCAAAGTAGTCTATGTATTTGAatttatctatatctatatctatctatttaTCTATCTAGCTATCTGCGTATACTctgaatttaagaaatggtgaagtaGTGGACCGATCGTGTAGGCAAGGTCGTCACTAGAAAATTTTCGGCTACAAGGTGAAGCTGGTAGTAATTGCTAGAGATATGTGTACATATCTGGCACATATCAAATCTGTCTATCTCTATATAtccatatctatctatctatctatctatctatctatctatctatctagctTGTGTTTGTGTTGGTTCGGGCGTGTGTGCCCGTGTCTTCTATCTATCTAGTTTTATGTTTTATGAACTATATGTTGTAAGGGGATGCCCCTCTATATGTTCTATCTATCTATGCTACTAGGGTACCCGATGCCCCTCTATCGTGCTATCTATTAATGTTTTTTCGAGCTAGTGCTATCTATTTTTTTTTGATTTGTGCTATGGTGTTTTCAAAGTTTCTCCATTGCATTTT is drawn from Triticum dicoccoides isolate Atlit2015 ecotype Zavitan chromosome 6B, WEW_v2.0, whole genome shotgun sequence and contains these coding sequences:
- the LOC119324618 gene encoding ervatamin-B-like, with translation MAREIAIILLMAVVLAAAMMVASSMDITDRDLTSEESLWALYERWSGHHNVRRDLRDKAMRFSVFKENAHMIHKFNQGDAPYKLSLNLFGDMTDEEIDHTHCRCSDLLSDGGKRRQGRFTQGAVAACNDFPMFVDWRMTGYDQRPSAVTSVKIQRGCGACWAFAPAAAVEGINSIRTRSLKSLSVQQLIDCDKGSFGCRNGRVPSAFRYIINNGGIATEADYPYIAGEHGYCLVPKRKNPVVTIDGFKWVPNNDEVALLQAVAAQPVVVLLDTKSFRRYGGGVFVGPCGTNQTHGMTVVGYGTTDEHDPKKRIDYWIIKNSWGEKWGENGYIRMARGAGPAKKGLCGILVHASYPVKYK